The genomic DNA TATCTCTACGCCGGCGGGCACTTCCAGACGCATAAGCGCATCAACCATCTCGGAAGTCGCTTCGCCGATCTCTATCAGGCGTTTGTGTACTTTGAACTCAAATTGCTCACGGCTGCGTTTGTCTATATGAGGTGAACGCAAAACCGTATAAAGGGAACGGCGCGTCGGAAGTGGGATAGGACCCGAAACCTTTGCGCCCGTTCTCTTGGCAATGTCGACTATATCCTTGGCCGATTGGTCAAGT from bacterium includes the following:
- the rpsJ gene encoding 30S ribosomal protein S10 is translated as MDIEKIRIKLKAYDYRILDQSAKDIVDIAKRTGAKVSGPIPLPTRRSLYTVLRSPHIDKRSREQFEFKVHKRLIEIGEATSEMVDALMRLEVPAGVEIEIHSVKG